A region of the Dermacentor albipictus isolate Rhodes 1998 colony chromosome 4, USDA_Dalb.pri_finalv2, whole genome shotgun sequence genome:
ATACTGCCATACGTAGTCTGCAAATTTCCATATTTTGTTTCACGTTTGACAATTCATCTTTCAATATTTATGACCAGAGAAGCTATTCATACCGAAAATATGAAttagcaatgcaaaaaaaaaagaaatgcatgtgGCTTACTGAACGTGATAACCGGGGAAAAGAAATTACgacaaaataaaacatgaaattgATCAAGGTGCCTCAAGATTACATTATTATAGTTTGGTAAAAATACAGCTaccccttaaagggcccctcaccaggtctggccattttgagctaacAAGTGCCTTGTATGAAATGCGCGCTAATGATCATATCTgttaagtattacatcgctatcgCTACATGCCATGGAAGGAGCTGAAATTGCAAACCGAATGACTTTTGCCCTTATTCTCGTGGGTGCCACACTCCGAGCTGGAGAGTTGAGTCAACCGTACAAGTGcacctacgtacatggcagttcTGTGACGTCATTCACAGTggcacgtgactttgagaattattcaaggcaacatcagttgTTTATATAAACTGTTCCTTCAGtagacaaattaaagtttagagaaataataaaacacacaaactgaatgtcgACGTGTTCTTGTTTTACGTTGCACTGCAGCAAGAGGGATGTACTTCCGTTTTGACTGCTCCTTCTCACGTCATGCTGTCGTGTGTGCAGACaacaaaactatgccattttctgccGTGTTCCAGCACGCGACCATGTTCTGTGATCCGCTCGTGTCTTCCTCGGTATTcgcgtagcactgacttataccccTAGTCAGGTGTACTCGTGCACAGCGcagcaaaaaaaagcaaagaaaaaaaaatcaaggcggGGCCTGCGAGGTATGCATCATGCGATCCTTGAGCTCCactatgggagaatgcaggggaagaaatttcgctagcggaggctagatggggcaagtggagaggCTGTCTCTCCTGGTAGTGGTGCTCACCTGCTGAAGTCAAGGTTCGCAGCAGTGAAATATTTCTACCTTGGCTATTAATGAagcaatttgaaaaattattgcgacagaacgctccctagagggcacgtaacaacttccaacgtataaccgaaatttgctaagTGAcatggtgagggaccctttaaacaAAAGTTGATCTTGCATGTGTAAGCCTCTGGTGGGGAATCCATAACCCAAAATGAAATGTGACATGGAGCATGATTGTGATGTGTTGTGGCTCTCGCATGCCACGCACGATGAGCCACCAAAATTGTGGTATTATTTCGAGAAGCAGtactgtacacacacacaaactatACTGCATAGATTGCAATCagtcctaattgaaaaaaaaagaaagaaaacaaaaacaaagtgtGCTACTACCAACAACTACTCAAAGCCACTGAGctgacgaggaagctgacaagtCCATCAGCTTCCAGGCAGCCTTGGGATCAAGCTCATTCTGGTCTCGGCAGAGCACCCAGGCATGATGTATGCGCAGGATTTTCTCTgggtcgccttcaaccacttcACCTTTGCTGTTCCGCACCACGTTGATCTGCTGCGATTGAAACGTAACAATAAGTACAGGTCCCTGCTCCATAATCTTTCCCATGGCTAGATCCACGTTCATCACATCGAGCACTTTGGAGTCGTAGTGATAGCCCAGCTGAATGGCCTGCTTGATGGGCGTGCTGATTACGTTAAAGGGCGCGTCGTGACACCAGTCCCGCAGAATTTCGAGGTCCCCTCGAACCATGGCCTCCAGCAAGTTGGGGATGATGTCAGTCTCGCACATGCGCAAGAACTCGTTCTTGTCGAAGTTCGGGTCGGTCTTGCAGATCTCGGTGAGCACCTCGGACAGCTCCGTCTTCTGGAACAGGCCGCCGAAGATGTCGGACACCTTGTCGGTGAGCGACCGCGAGGCGCGCACCAGCGGGTTGTCGCTCTCGTCGTATCGCGTCTTCAGGTCGAAGAACTTGTGCACGTACGGGTTGTTGTCGCGGAAGTTCTGCCAGCTCTGGGACCAGCGGGAGTCGCGGTGCAGCTCGACGCCCGTCGCCTCGTCGTTGGGGGCGACGACGCGGGCGTCGGCCTGACCGAAGCCCAGCTCGGAGCGCTTCCGCAGGGTCTTCGGCGCCCGGTAGACgcgcgcgccggcggccgccgcTTCGTCGATCTCGGTTTTCACGGCTTTTATGCCCGAAGACACCGCTTGAAACGCACCCGTCTTGCCGAGCTGATCGCTTTGCTTGGCTATCGTTTCGGCCGCCGACTTGGCCGACTTGGCGAGCTCTTCGGTGAACTCGCGACTCTTCTTGCCGATGTCGCTTTTCTGCGCTTCCTCGATGCCTTCCTTGATTTTCTCCTTGAGCGACTCGAGCTGCTCCATGATCTGCTGCGAGCCTTTCGCCGTCTCCGCTTCGATGTTCTCGTATTTCATCCGGGCTTTCCGTAGCGCCTCCGACTGCTCGAGTTTCGCGGCTTCCTCGCGAAACTTCTTTAAACTTTCTTTCATCTCCTTGTTTTGCACCATTTCTTGCTTTATGTTATCGAATACCTGCCCGAAGAAACCTTTCCGCTGCGAAGGCGAGCTGTAGAACCTAACGGCGAGAGAATCACGAAATAGAGAAGTGTTTACATTGCCGTTCCTGAGGAGGTGGATGGAGCAGATGTGTCGGAAGGCAGAGTTTGTTGAATTTAAACAGTACGAAGATCGGGGAAAACGCAGTACGCGAGAAACACTGAGCCATGCTTGCGGCATGGCGAACGCCATTTTTGCCATTGGCGTGATTTCCAACGTTGCTGGTCAAAAGCGGGAACGAGTCGCTTTTAGCGAAACTAGCTTGATTTCGATTTCGTTCTCTTGTGCTTCGCCGACTTACTTTTAGTTCGCTAGGGTAGAAACTTCAGCCGGTTGGTGTAGAATAGCTGAAATGGTAGAACACAAGCGTTTAAACGAAATACATAGAGAGTGAAACACACAGAGAAATATACAGGGAATGACGAAATACACATGTGTATGTGCTCATGTATACACCGACATCTATGACGTGTTTTCGGCTCCCAAAATCGCTTCCGCCGTAGTCAGctagcaaaagcatagcctttaagatTCGCATTTAAAATTCAGAAGGCGCCACCCTATGAAGCGTgaatttggacaccacctatttgAATTATTTTTGGCCGGCCCTGGGCGCACGCTCGAGAAGCGCCTCCCCGCATAGAGTTAATCATAGAGTTTtatataactagagggaaatttggcgctgcgatcgttcaagcATCGTGGGAATGATGGTATTGTGCCTAGAATACAATTGGCTAGTGTACCGTGCACCAAcgttcagtttcgcagctccctatgcgagcccattggccgacgtggccgaaacgggtgtcactgaaactaccggcgctgcagtcgcgtctttcgtcatgcgccgcgcgtcgtctgctcctgctgcgacgcgtcgtttgcaccaagaggcctgtaaacgcttatccgtcggtaaatgtagtttagatacgcagtctgagttttgtgacaaacctgccgcgcgtaagtaacggggacttcacggtgtctgtgcactatcggcgctgcagtgacatatctctcacgcagcgcgcatcgtctactcctgcgatgtcatctctgcggtgggtcgttttccccaactggcctgtgccgtttgctctttgacgactgtgttttggctgccctaacaatattttatgccaaggacctttgaatgacatgtctagctagtctttagaagctgcaactacaccgcaaatgagaggtcgtgcactgcgagtccgcttttcaaccaactttttccctataaaagcgctacggtgctcccttcagcgggggctttgttttttgctgcttattcttaagatgtgtattcattaaagacggcgagcgcctgtgcagacgtagggacattaacgcatcacgcccagcagtcgcttgagacaacgctgtggtgaattgatccacccccgtcaacgcttcgcctaataaatttaattgacacatgtattttatatagttgtccgcggatattatgggacgtgcaaatgagttggaagtgatctgtgagcagtgacaaggacgaagttaaatactatgaacatatttatgtcaaagcttaattcattttctttttgacgagcaaaacaaacacagtgacactttttatttactttgtgcacaaaaaagtaattttgagctacttttgctcaaagcaattttgccctctttctggctgcttgcacctgctctgtcagcgagttatcgacgccaatcagcacaggttatatatgaaataaactatgctagctcacctgtccatatttgtgcttgagcaaatggttgcgtacacacttcagtgcatgtggcacatcacacaggaaataaaggtacgcgctctcaggcaggcatggatgtggattcttgtgagaaggtgaggttacgctgccgctgattcccatctgctgccacatcgagcgattgttcccagccccgtcactgactacggcgatcaccatagcaccatgtttatgcaattgcattactgcttgcaacaccagctctgctaaaatcttgccaggcgcagcacctttcgtggcaaaggtggcaatcggttgcacccagctctccagaagtggtacgaacatcagcacgagcgcatgatctgcaagttggtcagttccttcatttgaaataccaccgtagtccacaaaaccatgaagtttgaaggttgacttgttgaaatcgtacgcctggcgtaacttaatttcatccaaaatcagtgtgccgaatttcttcccatctgctctgttgcccagctattttccaatagcttccatacagag
Encoded here:
- the LOC135900148 gene encoding mitochondrial import inner membrane translocase subunit TIM44, with amino-acid sequence MAKMAFAMPQAWLSVSRVLRFPRSSYCLNSTNSAFRHICSIHLLRNGNVNTSLFRDSLAVRFYSSPSQRKGFFGQVFDNIKQEMVQNKEMKESLKKFREEAAKLEQSEALRKARMKYENIEAETAKGSQQIMEQLESLKEKIKEGIEEAQKSDIGKKSREFTEELAKSAKSAAETIAKQSDQLGKTGAFQAVSSGIKAVKTEIDEAAAAGARVYRAPKTLRKRSELGFGQADARVVAPNDEATGVELHRDSRWSQSWQNFRDNNPYVHKFFDLKTRYDESDNPLVRASRSLTDKVSDIFGGLFQKTELSEVLTEICKTDPNFDKNEFLRMCETDIIPNLLEAMVRGDLEILRDWCHDAPFNVISTPIKQAIQLGYHYDSKVLDVMNVDLAMGKIMEQGPVLIVTFQSQQINVVRNSKGEVVEGDPEKILRIHHAWVLCRDQNELDPKAAWKLMDLSASSSAQWL